The following are encoded in a window of Rhodothermales bacterium genomic DNA:
- a CDS encoding cytochrome c, whose amino-acid sequence MTSHSEYRTLLAARLVLVALLLAPAAGCGSGDGDAPATPPAATPSSTTGGLTEAQLTNGIGPVTQLTLGPIDADLARRGEESFKMKCMACHKFDERYVGPALGDVLTRRTPEYVMNMMLNPAEMVQKHPEARAMLAQYMTPMPSQNLTEDEARALLEYMRTAAEEPEEDEENEETNE is encoded by the coding sequence ATGACATCACACTCCGAATACCGCACCCTGCTCGCCGCGCGCCTCGTTTTGGTCGCGCTACTCCTCGCGCCCGCCGCCGGATGCGGTTCGGGCGACGGCGACGCTCCGGCGACACCGCCAGCCGCGACCCCCTCGTCCACGACTGGCGGCCTGACCGAGGCCCAGCTGACGAACGGCATTGGCCCGGTGACGCAGCTCACGCTCGGCCCGATCGATGCCGATCTGGCCCGTCGGGGCGAGGAGAGCTTCAAGATGAAGTGTATGGCCTGCCACAAGTTCGATGAGCGCTATGTGGGCCCAGCACTGGGCGATGTGCTGACGCGCCGCACGCCGGAGTACGTGATGAACATGATGCTCAACCCGGCCGAGATGGTTCAGAAACATCCCGAAGCGCGCGCCATGCTAGCCCAGTACATGACCCCGATGCCCAGCCAGAATCTAACGGAGGACGAGGCGCGCGCGCTGCTTGAGTATATGCGCACGGCCGCTGAAGAACCAGAAGAGGATGAGGAGAATGAAGAAACCAACGAATAA
- a CDS encoding Rrf2 family transcriptional regulator — MISRRCTYSLQSLVYLTREPSERYVPMRQISESLSIPASYLAKILSDLAGRHFIKTRKGAQGGAMLLADPVTLSVRDVVLAIDGPGLFESCILGLPGCGRQAPCPMHRPWSSTRSALESGFATLTIQELATLMAQNTTLGSFFTLL, encoded by the coding sequence TCTCCAGACGATGCACATATAGCCTCCAGTCCCTGGTCTACCTGACACGGGAGCCGAGCGAGCGGTATGTCCCGATGCGGCAGATCAGTGAATCGTTGTCGATTCCGGCGTCGTATCTGGCCAAGATTCTGTCCGACCTGGCCGGCCGCCACTTTATAAAGACCCGAAAAGGGGCCCAGGGTGGCGCGATGCTTCTGGCCGATCCGGTGACGTTGAGCGTGCGGGACGTAGTGCTGGCGATTGATGGCCCCGGTCTGTTCGAGTCGTGTATCCTCGGACTTCCTGGCTGCGGCCGGCAAGCGCCCTGCCCCATGCACCGCCCCTGGTCGAGTACCCGCAGCGCTCTCGAAAGCGGTTTCGCCACGCTGACGATCCAGGAGTTGGCCACGCTGATGGCCCAGAATACTACGCTAGGCTCTTTTTTTACCTTACTTTAA